In Fluviispira sanaruensis, a genomic segment contains:
- a CDS encoding RNA polymerase factor sigma-32, which yields MTRKKEIVITEDETQNDKTKNAKKKSFVRVSVQEKSKTSDSYLKPTKHSKAKQADLLDAEILDEEDDSNESSRHHDIIDVDNYKDSESEVILDDTDILPALKSEDSEYEEEDGDLDDSFEITGKEPGLVTTNALQRYLAELRRYSLMTREEEKEVAIRAYEHNEMNARNQLVTANLRLVVKIAMEYRRAYSQILDLIQEGNAGLVQAVNRFNPYRGVKLSTYSAWWIRAYILKFLMDNKSLVRMGTTDAQRKLFFRLRGEAERLYALTQKFDANLLAERIGVQPNDVIEMQQRLTKNDVSLDTPVGEEGDARQVDLLMSDTDDPGLSYEREQLLKILRKEMAFVEKDLNERDSFIFHHRIMADEPITLQDVGDKYGITRERARQLEARVIKKIKDRIIAAGITK from the coding sequence ATGACTCGTAAGAAAGAGATTGTGATTACTGAAGATGAAACACAAAATGATAAGACCAAAAATGCAAAAAAGAAGTCTTTTGTTCGTGTTTCGGTACAAGAAAAATCAAAAACGTCTGACTCATATTTAAAACCAACTAAACACTCCAAGGCAAAACAAGCAGATTTGCTAGATGCTGAAATATTGGACGAAGAAGATGATTCAAATGAGTCATCAAGACATCACGATATAATAGATGTAGACAATTATAAAGACTCCGAATCTGAAGTCATCTTAGATGATACAGACATTTTACCCGCTCTGAAAAGCGAAGATTCTGAATATGAAGAAGAGGATGGTGATTTAGATGATAGCTTTGAAATAACAGGAAAAGAGCCTGGGCTTGTTACCACCAATGCTTTGCAAAGGTATCTGGCTGAGCTTCGCCGCTATTCTCTGATGACCCGTGAGGAAGAAAAGGAAGTTGCTATCAGAGCTTATGAGCACAACGAAATGAATGCTCGCAATCAACTTGTTACAGCTAATCTTAGATTAGTCGTAAAAATAGCTATGGAATATCGCCGGGCATATTCACAAATTCTCGATCTTATTCAAGAAGGCAATGCGGGTTTGGTTCAAGCGGTCAATCGTTTTAATCCATATCGTGGAGTCAAGTTGTCAACTTACAGCGCATGGTGGATTCGTGCCTATATTTTAAAATTTTTAATGGATAATAAAAGTCTTGTCAGAATGGGAACGACCGATGCGCAAAGAAAATTATTTTTTAGACTGCGTGGTGAGGCAGAAAGACTTTACGCTTTAACGCAAAAATTCGATGCAAATTTATTGGCAGAAAGAATTGGAGTTCAGCCAAATGATGTAATTGAAATGCAACAAAGATTAACTAAAAATGATGTTTCTTTAGACACACCCGTGGGAGAAGAAGGAGACGCCCGTCAAGTCGATTTACTCATGTCAGACACTGATGACCCAGGACTGTCTTATGAAAGAGAACAACTTCTTAAAATTCTTCGGAAAGAAATGGCTTTTGTTGAAAAAGATTTAAATGAAAGAGATTCTTTTATTTTTCATCATAGAATTATGGCAGATGAACCAATCACTCTCCAAGATGTTGGCGATAAATATGGAATAACTCGTGAAAGAGCGCGTCAATTAGAAGCGAGAGTTATTAAGAAAATAAAAGATAGAATTATCGCTGCTGGAATAACAAAATGA